Below is a window of Terriglobales bacterium DNA.
CCGAGCCGCACGCGCGGGCGGACCCATCTATGCCGCTGTTATGGTTAAAAGTCGCGGTCGGGTTTTACGCGGTCGGGCTGCTGTGGGCCACGGCGGCGGTGAGCCGGCCCTGCAATTACCTGTCGAAGATCGTGCTGCCGGCGCTCAGCCTGGGGATGGTATTTCACTTGGTTTCGCTGGCGGAGAGCGCCATGACCACCGGGCACTTGACGCTGGCGCTGGCGTCGATCCACGAATCCGAATCGCTGCTGGCCTTCGTCATCCTGGCGTTTTTCCTGCTGGTTTACGCGCGATATAAAACCCTGTCGCCGGGGATCTTCGTGTTCCCGCTGGTGTTCCTGCTGACGTTTGCCTCCTCCATCGCGCAGGCGCCGCCGCTGTTTGATTCCCGACTGGTTCGCAGCGGCTGGATTTTCGCGCACATCGCGCTCATCTTCACCGGGTACGCGGCGCTGTTCCTCAGTTTCGGGGCCAGCATCCTGTACCTGCTGCAGGAGCGCAGCCTGAAGGCGAAACAACTGGCGGGAATGCTGAGCCGGCTGCCGGCGCTGGAAGTGATCGACGAGATCGGCTACAAGTCGCTGCTGCTGGGGTTTCCGTTCATGACCTTCGGGCTGATCGCGGGTTCGGTGATCGCGCAAGAGCATTTCGG
It encodes the following:
- the ccsA gene encoding cytochrome c biogenesis protein CcsA; this encodes MPLLWLKVAVGFYAVGLLWATAAVSRPCNYLSKIVLPALSLGMVFHLVSLAESAMTTGHLTLALASIHESESLLAFVILAFFLLVYARYKTLSPGIFVFPLVFLLTFASSIAQAPPLFDSRLVRSGWIFAHIALIFTGYAALFLSFGASILYLLQERSLKAKQLAGMLSRLPALEVIDEIGYKSLLLGFPFMTFGLIAGSVIAQEHFGPMYFLDPKILLSLLMWVVYMVLLYTRWNSGWRGKRAAYLATFAFIAAVSAWAANYFSGVHRFVTQ